In Anaerolineae bacterium, the following are encoded in one genomic region:
- a CDS encoding NUDIX domain-containing protein: protein MPDPQWLNWANRLRAIAAAGRTYSRDPYDRQRFDQIAELAAEILAAHTATDMATIAGLIDADLGYPTPKVDVRGVVFQEGKILLVQEVQDGGRWTLPGGWADIYESPSESVVREIFEESGYRTRAVKLLAVYDRQKWPHPPHPNYTYKLFFRCEITGGEPATSLETSGVGWFGPDELPELSTSRVLPEQIARFFEHARHPEWPTDFD, encoded by the coding sequence ATGCCCGATCCCCAATGGCTCAACTGGGCCAACCGCCTGCGCGCCATCGCTGCCGCCGGGCGCACCTACTCCAGGGACCCCTACGACCGCCAGCGCTTTGACCAGATCGCTGAACTGGCCGCCGAGATTCTGGCGGCCCACACCGCTACGGATATGGCAACAATCGCCGGGCTGATCGACGCCGACCTGGGCTATCCCACCCCCAAGGTCGACGTGCGCGGCGTCGTCTTTCAGGAGGGCAAGATTCTGCTGGTGCAGGAAGTGCAGGATGGCGGGCGCTGGACGCTGCCCGGCGGCTGGGCCGATATCTACGAATCGCCCTCCGAATCAGTTGTGCGGGAAATCTTTGAGGAGTCCGGCTACCGGACGCGGGCGGTCAAGTTGCTGGCCGTCTACGACCGCCAGAAGTGGCCTCACCCGCCGCACCCTAACTACACCTATAAGCTGTTCTTCCGGTGCGAGATCACCGGCGGGGAGCCGGCCACCAGCCTGGAAACCAGCGGCGTGGGCTGGTTCGGCCCGGACGAATTGCCGGAGCTTTCCACCAGCCGTGTACTGCCGGAGCAGATCGCTCGTTTCTTTGAGCACGCCCGCCATCCCGAATGGCCGACCGACTTTGACTGA
- a CDS encoding homoserine dehydrogenase: MELRLALLGFGNVNRALARLLLRKADALRAAHDLTLTVTGISTDSHGRCIDPAGIDLKAALDAYADRALDRLHQGAPLADTAAFLQAVPADLAVEATWMNPRTGQPATDLVRAALQRGLHVVTANKGPLAYAYRELSALARAKGLGFFFESTVMDGAPVHAFGREGLPVSVIRRIRGVLNSTTNSILTRLEQGVPFAEALQEMQAAGLAEADPSNDIDGWDSALKITVLANVHMGADLRPADVDRTGIGGVTIEQVQAALKEGRRIKLLCEAWRDGEAVRARVAPVALPLDSPLAHVMRTSSAVTFEADTLTELTIIEGDSSPDTTAFGVLADIVNIARGRHLA, translated from the coding sequence ATGGAATTGAGACTGGCCCTGCTGGGCTTTGGCAATGTCAACCGCGCTCTGGCCCGCCTGTTGCTGCGTAAAGCGGATGCGCTGCGGGCGGCGCATGACCTGACGCTGACCGTCACCGGCATCAGCACCGACAGCCATGGCCGCTGCATCGACCCCGCCGGGATCGACCTGAAGGCCGCGCTGGACGCCTACGCTGACCGGGCGCTCGATCGGCTCCATCAGGGTGCGCCGCTGGCGGACACCGCCGCGTTCTTGCAGGCTGTCCCCGCCGACCTGGCGGTGGAGGCCACGTGGATGAACCCGCGCACCGGTCAGCCAGCCACCGATCTCGTCCGCGCCGCGCTGCAGCGCGGGCTGCACGTCGTTACGGCCAACAAGGGGCCGCTGGCCTACGCGTACCGCGAGCTTTCCGCGCTGGCCAGGGCGAAGGGGCTGGGCTTTTTCTTCGAAAGCACGGTGATGGATGGCGCACCGGTGCATGCTTTCGGGCGGGAGGGGCTGCCCGTCTCGGTGATCCGGCGCATCCGCGGTGTGCTCAACAGCACCACCAACAGCATCCTGACCCGCCTGGAGCAGGGGGTGCCTTTCGCCGAGGCGTTGCAGGAGATGCAGGCCGCTGGCCTGGCCGAGGCCGATCCCTCCAATGACATCGATGGCTGGGACAGCGCGCTCAAGATCACCGTGCTGGCCAATGTCCACATGGGCGCTGACCTGCGCCCGGCGGATGTGGATCGCACCGGTATCGGTGGCGTGACCATCGAGCAGGTCCAGGCTGCGCTGAAGGAAGGGCGGCGGATCAAGCTGCTCTGCGAGGCCTGGCGTGATGGCGAGGCCGTGCGGGCGCGGGTGGCGCCGGTGGCGCTGCCGCTGGATAGCCCGCTGGCGCATGTCATGCGCACCAGCAGCGCGGTCACCTTTGAGGCCGATACCCTGACTGAATTGACGATCATCGAGGGTGACAGTTCCCCGGATACAACCGCTTTCGGCGTGCTGGCCGATATTGTCAATATCGCCCGCGGGCGGCACCTGGCCTGA
- a CDS encoding thioredoxin domain-containing protein, which yields MPMNRLLHETSPYLRQHAANPVDWYPWGEEAFRAAQETDRPILLSIGYSACHWCHVMAHESFEDPATAALMNELFVNIKVDREERPDVDSIYMQAVQTMNNGHGGWPLTVFLTPDGKPFYGGTYFPPEPRHGLPAFRQILRGVADAYHTRRDEVERVGGDLQRALNRDLLPFRREDEVLNAALLDAAFTALQHSFDWHNGGFGGAPKFPQPMNLEFLLRVHARTGAESALEMVRLTLTRMARGGIYDQIGGGFARYSVDAGWLVPHFEKMLYDNAQLSRLYLHAWQVTGDPFFRRIVEEIYDYILREMTSPEGLFYSATDADSEGQEGRFFLWDRAEIEALLGDDARIAIAYWGVTEHGNFEGRNILHVPEDDAAIAAKLGLSIETLRKKIAAIRSVLYAARARRVPPALDDKILTEWNGLMIASLAEGARVLSRDDYRAAAVRATEALLSTAVTPDWRVRRVVRDGTSKLNGYLVDYAMLADALLELYQTTFEPRYFAAAQALADVALVRFPAADGGYFDTSDDHETLLVRPRTFEDNATPSGAAMLAHVLIRLAAYTGRPHYEEAARGALALLSGAMAQVPLAFGAALSAVDMLVNGLTEVAVAGDPAEGATGALLEVIQRPYRPNIITALTPGDAGDEAPIPLLRGRTRREGQPTVYVCRDFACARPVTTPEETAALLEA from the coding sequence ATGCCCATGAACCGCCTCCTGCACGAGACCAGTCCCTACCTGCGCCAGCATGCTGCCAACCCAGTTGACTGGTATCCCTGGGGAGAGGAGGCCTTCCGCGCCGCGCAGGAGACCGACCGGCCGATTCTGCTCAGCATTGGCTACAGCGCCTGCCACTGGTGTCACGTTATGGCCCACGAAAGCTTCGAAGACCCGGCAACCGCCGCCCTGATGAACGAACTGTTCGTCAACATCAAGGTTGACCGGGAGGAGCGCCCCGACGTGGACAGCATCTACATGCAGGCCGTGCAGACCATGAACAACGGCCATGGCGGCTGGCCGCTGACCGTCTTCCTGACGCCAGATGGCAAGCCCTTTTACGGCGGCACGTACTTTCCCCCGGAGCCGCGCCACGGTCTACCAGCCTTCCGCCAGATCCTGCGCGGCGTGGCCGACGCCTACCACACCCGCCGGGACGAAGTTGAGCGTGTCGGCGGCGATCTGCAGCGCGCCCTCAACCGCGATCTGCTGCCCTTCCGCCGTGAGGACGAGGTACTCAACGCCGCTCTGTTGGACGCTGCTTTCACCGCCCTGCAGCACAGCTTTGACTGGCACAACGGTGGCTTTGGCGGCGCGCCCAAGTTCCCCCAGCCGATGAACCTGGAATTCCTGCTGCGCGTCCATGCCCGCACCGGGGCTGAATCCGCGCTGGAGATGGTTCGCCTGACGCTGACCCGCATGGCCCGCGGCGGCATCTACGATCAGATCGGCGGCGGCTTCGCCCGCTACAGCGTCGACGCTGGCTGGCTTGTCCCCCACTTTGAGAAGATGCTCTACGACAACGCCCAGCTCAGCCGCCTCTACCTGCACGCCTGGCAGGTCACTGGCGACCCGTTCTTCCGGCGCATCGTGGAGGAAATCTACGACTACATCCTGCGGGAGATGACCTCGCCGGAGGGACTGTTCTACAGCGCTACTGACGCCGATAGCGAGGGCCAGGAAGGGCGGTTCTTCCTGTGGGATCGAGCCGAGATCGAGGCGCTGCTGGGCGATGACGCGCGGATCGCCATCGCTTACTGGGGCGTGACCGAGCACGGCAACTTTGAGGGGCGCAACATCCTCCACGTGCCGGAGGATGATGCGGCAATCGCCGCGAAGCTAGGCCTCTCCATCGAGACGCTGCGGAAGAAGATCGCCGCCATTCGCTCCGTCCTGTACGCGGCCCGCGCCCGGCGCGTCCCGCCGGCGCTGGATGACAAGATTCTGACGGAGTGGAACGGGCTGATGATCGCCAGCCTGGCGGAAGGGGCGCGCGTGCTGAGCCGGGACGACTACCGGGCCGCCGCTGTACGAGCCACCGAGGCCCTGTTGAGCACAGCCGTCACCCCCGACTGGCGCGTCCGGCGCGTGGTCAGAGATGGCACGAGCAAACTCAACGGTTACCTGGTCGACTATGCCATGCTGGCCGATGCGCTGCTGGAGCTATACCAGACGACCTTCGAACCGCGCTACTTTGCGGCAGCACAGGCGCTGGCGGATGTAGCGCTGGTGCGCTTCCCGGCGGCGGATGGCGGCTATTTCGACACCAGTGACGATCACGAGACCCTGCTGGTCCGCCCGCGCACCTTCGAGGACAATGCCACCCCATCCGGCGCGGCCATGCTGGCCCACGTGCTGATCCGCTTGGCGGCCTACACCGGGCGGCCTCATTACGAGGAAGCCGCGCGCGGCGCGCTGGCTTTGCTCAGCGGGGCGATGGCCCAGGTGCCGCTGGCCTTTGGCGCGGCGCTGAGTGCCGTCGACATGCTGGTGAATGGGTTGACAGAAGTGGCGGTCGCTGGTGATCCAGCAGAGGGGGCAACCGGCGCTCTGCTGGAGGTCATCCAGCGGCCATACCGCCCCAACATCATCACCGCCCTGACGCCGGGCGACGCCGGCGACGAGGCCCCGATCCCGCTCCTGCGTGGCCGCACCCGGCGTGAAGGTCAGCCGACCGTCTACGTCTGCCGGGACTTCGCCTGCGCCAGGCCGGTTACCACACCGGAGGAGACTGCCGCCTTGCTGGAAGCGTGA
- a CDS encoding LysM peptidoglycan-binding domain-containing protein has translation MKLLIRLLVVAALLIPALAVSFGTAQAQGNVIVYRVQFGDTVSGIAVRYNTTTQAIVALNGLTNPSRIFVGQHLFVPVGSGTYYPPAGRSVHIVQPGENLFRIGLRYGWDWYTLAALNGISDPNRVYVGQRLVIPAARYHTVRPGETVASIARAYGSTVAAITAANGLWDPNLIYPGQRLLVP, from the coding sequence GTGAAGCTACTTATTCGACTGTTGGTAGTGGCTGCTTTGCTCATCCCGGCGCTGGCCGTTAGCTTCGGGACCGCCCAAGCGCAGGGTAACGTCATCGTCTACCGCGTTCAGTTCGGGGATACCGTCAGCGGCATCGCCGTCCGCTACAACACCACAACCCAGGCCATCGTCGCCCTCAACGGCCTGACCAACCCCAGCCGGATTTTCGTCGGTCAGCACCTGTTCGTCCCCGTAGGCAGCGGCACGTATTACCCGCCCGCCGGTCGGAGCGTACATATCGTCCAGCCCGGCGAGAACCTGTTCCGCATCGGCCTGCGCTACGGCTGGGACTGGTACACACTGGCTGCCCTGAACGGCATCAGCGATCCCAACCGCGTCTATGTTGGCCAGCGGCTGGTGATCCCGGCAGCCCGCTACCATACCGTCAGGCCGGGAGAGACGGTCGCCAGCATCGCCCGCGCCTACGGTTCGACGGTTGCTGCGATCACCGCCGCCAATGGCCTGTGGGACCCCAACCTGATCTACCCCGGTCAGCGGTTGCTCGTGCCCTGA
- a CDS encoding carbohydrate ABC transporter permease: MPTIRPRRVLLYAVLILLAIAYLIPVYMVLITAFKNPATINLNTVWQPPDPVDWQGFTTAAQEFLPNLRNSFSLVIPATIISALMGSMNGYVLSKWKFRGANVLFPLMLFGMFIPYQSILIPLFQFLNSINLYGGIPGLIVAHVVYGLPITTLIFRNYYAEVPTEMVEASAIDGAGFFGIYRHIMFPISLPGFVVVIIWQFTQIWNEFLFAVTLTSTANQPITVKLSELAGGEAVKWNMPMAGALLAAIPTLIVYIALGQYFIRGLLAGSVKG, from the coding sequence ATGCCGACGATCCGGCCCCGTCGTGTCCTGTTGTATGCGGTGTTGATTCTGCTGGCCATAGCGTACCTGATCCCGGTTTACATGGTGCTGATCACCGCCTTCAAGAATCCGGCGACAATCAACCTGAACACCGTCTGGCAGCCGCCCGACCCGGTTGACTGGCAGGGCTTTACCACTGCCGCCCAGGAATTCCTGCCCAACCTGCGCAACAGTTTCAGCCTGGTCATCCCGGCAACGATCATCTCCGCCCTGATGGGATCAATGAACGGCTACGTGCTTTCCAAATGGAAGTTCCGCGGGGCCAACGTGCTTTTCCCGCTGATGTTGTTCGGGATGTTCATCCCCTACCAGTCGATCCTGATCCCGCTGTTCCAGTTCCTCAACAGCATCAACCTGTATGGGGGGATTCCAGGGCTGATTGTCGCCCATGTGGTTTACGGCCTGCCGATCACGACTCTGATCTTCCGCAACTATTACGCCGAGGTCCCAACGGAAATGGTAGAAGCTTCGGCCATCGACGGCGCGGGCTTCTTTGGCATCTACCGCCACATCATGTTTCCGATCTCGCTGCCCGGTTTTGTGGTCGTGATCATCTGGCAGTTCACCCAGATCTGGAACGAATTTCTCTTCGCTGTGACGCTGACCAGCACAGCTAACCAGCCGATCACGGTCAAGCTAAGCGAACTGGCCGGTGGGGAAGCGGTCAAATGGAATATGCCGATGGCCGGAGCGCTGCTGGCCGCCATCCCAACCCTGATCGTCTACATCGCGCTGGGGCAGTACTTCATCCGCGGCCTGCTGGCGGGTAGTGTGAAGGGCTAG
- a CDS encoding ABC transporter permease subunit, which produces MSVQTTTTLNTLVERIRLRRDRLTAILMLSPSVILLAIFVYGFIGQTAWASLTDWQGLSANPVINFIGLENYNQLFTGLLDVRFRQDLVNTFFFTVFFLVGCLGMGILLAILLDQNIKGETIFRTIFLFPMALSFIVTGTIWRWLYNPGGGINRLPTLIGLPALEWGWLTDRTQIWRFNWQDLPAIFALVIAAVLAWLAYRYWRDKRRQAAVISGGIAALILIWVLMGGAASVQTVPFPEQHGFNVAFIGIILAAVWQMSGYTMAMYLAGLRGIPEELREAARVDGASELQTYLYVVFPLLKPITLSAMIVLGHISLKIFDLIFAMAGADNATTDVPGILMYLTSFRANQFAKGAAIAIVMLVMVAVVIVPYLWTTLRSEHEL; this is translated from the coding sequence ATGAGTGTACAGACCACCACTACCCTGAATACTCTTGTGGAACGCATCAGGCTCAGGCGGGATCGGTTGACGGCCATCCTGATGCTGTCACCGTCAGTCATCCTGCTGGCAATCTTCGTCTACGGGTTCATCGGCCAGACGGCCTGGGCCTCCCTGACCGACTGGCAGGGCCTGTCCGCCAACCCGGTTATCAACTTCATCGGGCTGGAGAACTACAACCAGCTCTTCACCGGCCTGCTGGACGTGCGCTTCCGCCAGGACCTGGTCAACACGTTCTTCTTCACCGTGTTCTTCCTGGTGGGCTGCCTGGGTATGGGCATCTTGCTGGCCATCCTGCTCGACCAGAACATCAAAGGGGAGACGATCTTCCGCACCATTTTCCTCTTTCCGATGGCATTGTCGTTCATTGTCACCGGCACGATCTGGCGCTGGCTCTATAACCCCGGCGGCGGGATCAACCGCCTGCCGACCCTGATCGGGCTGCCGGCGCTGGAATGGGGCTGGCTGACCGATCGAACACAGATCTGGCGCTTCAACTGGCAGGATTTGCCGGCCATCTTCGCCCTGGTGATTGCTGCCGTCCTGGCCTGGCTGGCCTACCGTTACTGGCGCGACAAGCGGCGGCAAGCGGCGGTCATCAGTGGCGGCATTGCAGCGCTGATCCTGATCTGGGTTCTGATGGGTGGGGCGGCCAGTGTACAGACCGTCCCCTTCCCGGAGCAGCACGGCTTCAATGTCGCCTTCATCGGGATCATCCTGGCCGCCGTGTGGCAGATGTCCGGCTACACCATGGCGATGTACCTGGCCGGGCTGCGTGGCATCCCGGAGGAACTGCGGGAAGCGGCGCGGGTGGACGGCGCCAGCGAACTGCAGACATACCTGTATGTCGTTTTCCCCCTGCTGAAGCCGATCACCCTCAGCGCCATGATTGTGCTGGGCCATATTTCCCTGAAGATCTTCGACCTGATCTTCGCTATGGCCGGTGCGGATAACGCCACCACCGACGTGCCCGGCATCCTGATGTACCTGACCTCCTTCCGCGCCAACCAGTTCGCCAAAGGTGCGGCGATCGCGATTGTCATGCTGGTGATGGTAGCCGTGGTGATCGTCCCGTACCTGTGGACTACCCTGCGTTCGGAGCATGAGCTATGA
- a CDS encoding carbohydrate ABC transporter substrate-binding protein, translating into MKKLFSLALALSLVLSIAGLVLAQAPSGELEIFSWWAGDEGPALEALIAKYNELYPDVEVINATVTGGSGVNARAVLKTRMLGGDPPDSFQVHAGQELIGTWVVADRMEDLTFLFEQEGWMEQFPEGLLKLISTDEGIWSVPVNIHRSNVLWYVPAKLEEWGVEVPATWADFLAICPTLKEKGVTPLALGENWTVNHLWESVALAELGVDGWNGLWDGSKAWTDPDVVAMWDTFGQILDCTNPDAASLSWQQATDLVVNGQAAFNVMGDWAAGYMVTTLGLVPGEGFGWAAAPGTDGVFMMLSDSFGLPVGAPNRDATIAWLKLLGSAEGQDIFNPLKGSIPANLNGDVTNADLYNAYLRSAAEDWKSNTIVGSLVHGAVAPESFSSNFATVMEIFLAGRNGEQASNAAQAVALQAGIGK; encoded by the coding sequence ATGAAGAAGCTCTTTAGCCTTGCGCTCGCCCTCAGCCTGGTACTCAGCATCGCCGGTCTTGTGCTGGCCCAGGCCCCCAGCGGCGAGCTGGAAATCTTCTCGTGGTGGGCTGGTGACGAAGGCCCCGCCCTGGAAGCGCTGATCGCCAAGTACAATGAGCTGTATCCGGACGTTGAGGTCATCAATGCGACGGTAACCGGCGGCTCCGGCGTCAATGCCCGCGCCGTCCTCAAGACCCGCATGCTCGGCGGCGATCCGCCCGATTCGTTCCAGGTGCACGCCGGCCAGGAACTGATCGGCACCTGGGTCGTGGCCGACCGTATGGAAGACCTGACCTTCCTCTTTGAGCAGGAAGGCTGGATGGAGCAGTTCCCTGAGGGCCTGCTCAAGCTGATCAGCACGGATGAAGGCATCTGGTCAGTGCCGGTCAATATCCATCGCTCCAACGTGCTATGGTATGTCCCGGCCAAGCTGGAAGAGTGGGGTGTTGAGGTCCCGGCGACCTGGGCCGACTTCCTGGCGATCTGCCCGACCCTCAAGGAAAAGGGCGTGACCCCGCTGGCGCTGGGTGAGAACTGGACCGTCAACCACCTGTGGGAAAGCGTCGCCCTGGCTGAACTGGGCGTCGATGGCTGGAACGGCCTGTGGGATGGCAGCAAGGCCTGGACTGATCCCGATGTAGTGGCCATGTGGGACACCTTCGGCCAGATTCTGGACTGCACCAACCCTGACGCCGCTTCGCTCTCCTGGCAGCAGGCAACCGACCTGGTGGTCAACGGCCAGGCTGCCTTCAACGTGATGGGCGACTGGGCGGCGGGTTACATGGTGACCACGCTCGGCCTCGTCCCCGGTGAGGGCTTTGGCTGGGCAGCGGCCCCCGGCACCGATGGCGTGTTCATGATGCTGTCGGATAGCTTCGGCCTGCCCGTTGGCGCGCCCAACCGCGATGCCACGATCGCCTGGCTCAAGCTGCTCGGCTCCGCCGAAGGCCAGGATATCTTCAACCCGCTCAAGGGGTCGATCCCGGCCAACCTGAACGGCGACGTCACCAACGCCGACCTGTACAACGCCTACCTGCGGTCCGCTGCTGAGGACTGGAAGAGCAACACCATCGTCGGCAGCCTGGTACATGGCGCGGTCGCCCCGGAGAGCTTCTCCAGCAACTTCGCCACCGTGATGGAGATCTTCCTGGCTGGCCGCAATGGCGAGCAGGCCTCTAACGCGGCGCAGGCGGTTGCCCTGCAGGCCGGTATCGGCAAGTAG
- the sdhC gene encoding succinate dehydrogenase, cytochrome b556 subunit has product MYKTTGFVSFLFRRISGMALVLYLALHIIAIGTVNAGAASFDQAMNFLQQPVFKLAEIALLAAVVYHAFDGIRLLIVHYFDVTSYRQSMFYAVMVVSAILVIAGGVPIFLFMLETM; this is encoded by the coding sequence ATGTACAAGACCACGGGATTTGTCAGCTTTCTATTCCGCCGCATTTCCGGCATGGCGCTGGTACTGTACCTGGCCCTGCACATCATCGCCATCGGCACGGTCAACGCGGGGGCGGCCAGCTTTGACCAGGCTATGAACTTTCTGCAGCAGCCGGTCTTCAAGCTGGCTGAGATCGCCCTGCTGGCCGCCGTCGTCTACCACGCCTTTGACGGCATCCGCCTGCTGATCGTCCATTACTTTGATGTGACCAGCTACCGCCAGAGCATGTTCTACGCGGTGATGGTCGTCTCGGCCATCCTGGTCATCGCTGGCGGCGTGCCGATCTTCCTGTTTATGCTGGAAACGATGTAG
- a CDS encoding succinate dehydrogenase iron-sulfur subunit: protein MSDNGSPLTITVRIQRFNPDVDRKPYLQDFKVTWQQGMTILDALHTIKAEQDGSLTFRRSCRHAICGSCAMNINGRNMLVCEQPIKAHLNRKNEITIRPLPYLPIIKDLVVDRTTFWAQYMRVKPWLIPPENVPEKEFRMSPEEVAALQDAEHCIMCGACYSACTVVGTTKEYIGPHALLKAFLRVMDVRDSAPGERLAEIAGSDGVYRCHTIFNCIDACPKHLNPTKAIETLRKLAQKRLAFEAARAERQKHLDKPVTSG from the coding sequence ATGTCCGACAACGGCTCACCCCTGACCATTACCGTGCGCATCCAGCGCTTTAACCCTGATGTCGATCGCAAGCCCTACCTGCAGGACTTCAAGGTCACCTGGCAGCAGGGCATGACCATCCTAGACGCGCTGCACACCATCAAGGCGGAACAGGACGGCAGCCTGACCTTTCGCCGTTCGTGCCGCCACGCCATCTGCGGCAGCTGCGCCATGAACATCAATGGCCGCAATATGCTGGTCTGCGAACAACCGATCAAAGCCCACCTCAACCGCAAGAACGAGATCACCATCCGCCCGCTGCCCTACCTGCCGATCATCAAAGACCTGGTCGTGGACCGCACCACCTTCTGGGCGCAGTACATGCGCGTCAAGCCGTGGCTGATCCCGCCGGAGAACGTGCCAGAAAAGGAATTCCGGATGAGTCCGGAGGAGGTCGCCGCCCTGCAGGACGCCGAACACTGCATCATGTGCGGGGCGTGCTACTCCGCCTGCACGGTCGTCGGCACGACCAAGGAATACATCGGCCCGCACGCGCTGCTGAAAGCCTTCCTGCGGGTGATGGACGTGCGCGACAGCGCCCCCGGCGAGCGGCTGGCTGAGATAGCCGGCAGCGATGGCGTCTACCGCTGCCATACCATCTTCAACTGCATCGACGCCTGCCCCAAGCACCTGAACCCGACCAAGGCCATCGAAACGCTGCGCAAGCTGGCCCAGAAACGCCTGGCGTTCGAAGCCGCCCGCGCCGAGCGCCAGAAGCACCTGGACAAGCCGGTGACCTCCGGCTAG
- the sdhA gene encoding succinate dehydrogenase flavoprotein subunit: MSNPSVITHDVIVVGAGLAGTWAAMIAGEQGVDVGVISKVHPLRSHSGAAQGGIAAALGNVRPVPNTGPDGPLEQVPPDAEPYDSWELHMFDTIKGSDWLGDQDAIEIMVKDAIEIVYEYEHMGCVFSRTPDGRVAQRRFGGHSTPRACYSADWTGHVLLHTIHEQALKHGVRFYSEWYALDVIVEDNVCKGIVALDILTGQVVLMRAKAVMFATGGYGRAWKITSNALANTGDGVAIAYNAGVPLMDMEFVQFHPTGVYGHGILLSEACRGEGGYLLNSKGERFMERYAPGKMELAPRDLVSRSEQTEIDEGRGVGPDKQGIWLDLRHLGREKILERLPQVREIALNFSGVDVIDELAPIQPTAHYSMGGIPATVDGQVIADAQSTPVVGLYAAGECACISVHGANRLGTNSLLDASVFGRRAGYAMAAFVKGGARLQPVESDVVARNEARLARLMSDAPAGQGESWSRIAAELKSTMTDNAGIFRDDARLRQALSDIRRLQERFQGVRIMDHSRRFNTDLLGALETEHLLTFSEVVVVSALARTESRGAHYRTDYAKRDDEHWLKHTMAHKSPDGPVLSFKDVNINWEKYPPQERKY; the protein is encoded by the coding sequence ATGTCCAACCCAAGTGTCATCACCCATGACGTCATCGTTGTGGGCGCCGGTCTGGCCGGAACCTGGGCCGCGATGATCGCCGGCGAGCAGGGCGTTGACGTCGGCGTGATCTCCAAGGTCCACCCGCTGCGTTCACACAGTGGCGCTGCGCAGGGCGGCATCGCTGCCGCGCTGGGCAATGTCCGCCCCGTCCCCAACACCGGCCCTGATGGCCCCCTGGAGCAGGTCCCCCCTGACGCTGAGCCGTACGATAGCTGGGAACTGCACATGTTCGACACGATCAAAGGCTCTGACTGGCTCGGCGACCAGGATGCCATCGAGATCATGGTCAAGGACGCCATCGAGATCGTGTACGAGTACGAGCACATGGGCTGTGTCTTCAGCCGCACGCCGGACGGTCGCGTCGCCCAGCGCCGCTTTGGCGGACACAGCACCCCCCGCGCCTGCTACTCCGCCGACTGGACCGGCCATGTCCTGCTGCACACCATCCATGAGCAAGCCCTCAAACACGGCGTCCGCTTCTATTCAGAGTGGTACGCCCTGGATGTGATCGTGGAAGACAACGTCTGCAAGGGCATCGTCGCCCTGGATATCCTGACCGGGCAGGTAGTGCTTATGCGGGCCAAAGCGGTGATGTTCGCCACCGGCGGCTATGGCCGGGCCTGGAAGATCACCTCCAACGCCCTGGCCAATACCGGGGACGGCGTAGCCATCGCCTACAACGCCGGCGTGCCCCTGATGGACATGGAATTCGTGCAGTTCCACCCGACCGGCGTCTACGGCCACGGCATCCTGCTGAGCGAAGCCTGCCGCGGCGAAGGCGGCTACCTGCTCAACAGCAAGGGCGAGCGCTTCATGGAGCGTTACGCGCCGGGCAAGATGGAGCTGGCCCCGCGCGATCTGGTCAGCCGCTCCGAGCAGACCGAGATCGACGAAGGTCGCGGCGTCGGCCCGGACAAACAGGGCATCTGGCTGGACCTGCGCCACCTGGGTCGGGAGAAAATCCTGGAGCGCCTGCCCCAGGTGCGCGAGATCGCGCTCAATTTCTCCGGCGTGGATGTCATCGACGAACTGGCCCCCATCCAGCCTACCGCCCACTACAGCATGGGCGGCATCCCGGCCACGGTGGACGGGCAGGTGATCGCCGATGCGCAGAGCACGCCGGTCGTTGGGCTGTACGCCGCCGGGGAATGCGCCTGCATCAGCGTGCATGGTGCCAACCGGCTAGGTACCAACAGCCTGCTGGACGCCTCTGTGTTTGGCCGCCGTGCCGGCTACGCTATGGCCGCTTTCGTCAAGGGCGGAGCCAGGCTCCAGCCGGTCGAAAGTGACGTTGTCGCCAGGAACGAGGCGCGCCTCGCCCGGCTGATGAGCGACGCACCGGCTGGCCAGGGCGAATCCTGGTCGCGCATCGCCGCGGAACTGAAGAGCACCATGACCGACAACGCCGGTATCTTCCGCGACGACGCCCGGCTCCGCCAGGCGCTCAGCGACATCAGACGGCTGCAGGAGCGCTTCCAGGGTGTGCGGATCATGGATCACAGCCGCCGCTTCAACACCGACCTGCTGGGCGCGCTGGAAACTGAACACCTGCTGACCTTCTCGGAAGTGGTGGTCGTCTCCGCGCTGGCCCGGACAGAAAGCCGCGGCGCCCACTACCGCACCGACTACGCCAAACGCGACGACGAGCACTGGCTCAAACACACCATGGCGCACAAAAGCCCGGATGGCCCGGTGCTGAGCTTCAAAGACGTGAACATCAACTGGGAGAAGTACCCGCCCCAGGAGCGCAAGTATTAG